The Vicia villosa cultivar HV-30 ecotype Madison, WI linkage group LG1, Vvil1.0, whole genome shotgun sequence genome includes a region encoding these proteins:
- the LOC131602635 gene encoding ABA-responsive protein ABR18-like, whose protein sequence is MGVFTYENDNTSTVPPAKLFKAVVHDADVIVPKVIDSLKTVEIVEGNGGPGTVKKITFVEGGQTLYVLHKIEAIDDAKFEYSYSIVGGVGISDIVEKISFEAKLFEGPNGGSVGKLTVKYHTKGDAKPIEKEVEEGKAKRDALFKAIEGYVLANPNYN, encoded by the coding sequence ATGGGTGTTTTCACATATGAGAATGATAACACCTCAACTGTGCCTCCTGCTAAGTTATTCAAAGCAGTAGTGCATGATGCAGATGTCATTGTTCCAAAGGTTATTGATTCACTCAAGACTGTTGAAATCGTTGAAGGAAATGGTGGTCCAGGCACTGTCAAGAAGATCACTTTTGTTGAAGGAGGACAAACCTTGTATGTGTTGCATAAAATTGAAGCTATTGATGATGCAAAGTTTGAATATAGTTACAGTATAGTTGGAGGTGTCGGTATATCAGATATAGTTGAGAAGATATCATTTGAGGCCAAATTGTTTGAAGGTCCAAATGGAGGATCTGTTGGGAAGTTGACTGTCAAATATCATACCAAAGGAGATGCTAAGCCTATTGAAAAGGAAGTTGAGGAAGGCAAGGCAAAGCGTGATGCTCTTTTCAAGGCCATTGAAGGTTACGTTTTGGCCAATCCTAATTACAATTGA